The proteins below are encoded in one region of Alistipes indistinctus YIT 12060:
- a CDS encoding PilN domain-containing protein encodes MKRSLLQRLTGPVTVLRIRFTDTANYSMSLFVLDCTGEQIRVLHREDEPDAAVLKRECAARPVLVSVAGHGIITKPADGSPLVEKVKADPETFAWSFSNDDLPSGPDVQTRSITFVRRGQVEPLLLQLAESGIPTAGMRYDTPGEEPEPEASREALYFYRARLKWRTAVRPTPWGNMLCKALARRLRLPVLGLMLLLLVVNALASASLEDRRAEQRTVLAAREKTRGVSQARSEQRRAAVTEFSQRLAYRHAWLLDRTASHVPREITLTSLAVQPLVKRLEDAKDPVFASETLSVRGRTDDAAAVSRLIAGLKSDPPFRKAKLEQLEQNRESGSTEFKITIAL; translated from the coding sequence ATGAAAAGAAGTCTGCTGCAACGACTGACGGGCCCGGTAACCGTGCTTCGCATCCGCTTTACCGATACGGCCAACTACTCGATGTCCCTTTTTGTGCTGGACTGCACCGGGGAACAGATACGGGTACTGCACCGGGAAGACGAACCGGATGCCGCAGTCCTGAAAAGAGAGTGCGCGGCCCGGCCCGTACTGGTATCGGTGGCCGGGCACGGCATCATTACCAAACCGGCGGACGGGTCCCCGCTTGTCGAAAAAGTGAAGGCCGATCCCGAAACGTTTGCATGGAGTTTTTCGAACGACGATCTCCCTTCCGGCCCTGACGTTCAAACCCGATCGATCACCTTCGTCCGCCGCGGGCAGGTAGAACCGCTCCTGCTACAACTCGCAGAAAGCGGCATTCCCACGGCCGGAATGCGGTACGACACTCCGGGCGAAGAACCGGAACCGGAAGCGAGCCGGGAAGCCCTGTATTTCTACCGGGCCCGGCTGAAATGGCGTACTGCGGTCCGTCCCACACCCTGGGGCAACATGCTTTGCAAAGCGCTCGCCCGACGTCTACGCCTGCCCGTGCTCGGCCTTATGCTACTCCTGCTCGTAGTGAATGCCCTGGCCTCCGCCTCCCTGGAAGACCGCCGGGCGGAACAGCGAACCGTATTAGCGGCGCGAGAAAAGACACGGGGAGTGTCTCAGGCCCGATCCGAACAACGACGGGCAGCGGTGACCGAATTCTCGCAGCGGTTGGCCTATAGACATGCATGGCTTTTGGACCGGACGGCCTCGCATGTGCCTCGGGAAATCACGCTGACCTCTCTGGCGGTGCAGCCGCTCGTCAAAAGGTTGGAAGACGCGAAGGATCCCGTATTCGCTTCCGAAACGCTCTCGGTCCGGGGCCGCACGGACGACGCGGCAGCCGTGTCCCGCCTGATTGCCGGTCTAAAGTCCGATCCGCCTTTCCGTAAGGCGAAGCTCGAGCAACTGGAACAGAACCGCGAAAGCGGATCGACTGAATTCAAAATTACCATCGCATTATGA
- a CDS encoding type II secretion system protein GspD, which yields MKQLYLFFLLHILPFVLTGPFLSYAGQPTIPDKVDRIPAIRARLDTLTVRDPAYLGEVDLSVGQAPLPELLRSVAQAGGVNLSVRDGANLTVSCNFSRARIDELLLFLCEQYGLDIRVIGNIVSVFPFQAPVAPPPEPSIRFDRADSTLSYDLIAVPLREVARRITDSTGINLIVPQALYDRPISGYIAAMPFAEALGSLAGINKLEITPVKGSGAWMFAEAVPLGGGAQAPAPNYVRRRQFAPSQLSVDSTGRITAMIDRGNVYDIILDVCEQLKLDYFFITPVNAQTSIYLKNTDVKTLFDLLLTGTAYTYYEEGSVYMFGEAKHEGLFSTRIVPMRYRTVDKLPEVIPDNLKKGVQIAAFGDLNSIIASGDQRQVARVEQFLRSIDKTVPLITIEVMIVDASKDVLLEAGLGLGVGTKPIQTSGTLSPGLDMTLGAKAVNSLANKIGLVKLGKVTPNFYANLKAMEQSGTIELRSTPRLSTLNGHEAVLTSGEMQYYKETNNTYMGTQNPVQSTSYVWKSVEANMTLTITPYVSEDGHITMTIDLSQSEFTERTEKEAPPGTTTRSFKSMVRVHNEEMVLLGGIDRQSHEKSSKGLPFIARIPVLKWIFGTHKNNRQERRLNVFIKPAVIE from the coding sequence ATGAAACAACTGTACCTGTTTTTCCTACTACATATACTGCCGTTCGTGCTGACAGGTCCATTCCTGTCGTATGCCGGGCAGCCGACCATTCCGGACAAGGTCGACCGTATCCCCGCGATCCGTGCCCGGCTCGATACGCTGACAGTACGCGACCCGGCTTACCTAGGCGAAGTCGACCTGTCGGTAGGCCAAGCCCCGCTGCCGGAACTGCTTCGCTCGGTCGCCCAGGCGGGAGGCGTAAACCTGAGTGTCCGCGACGGGGCGAATCTGACGGTCAGCTGCAATTTCTCCCGCGCCCGGATCGACGAACTGCTGCTGTTCCTGTGCGAACAGTACGGACTGGACATCCGGGTAATCGGGAATATCGTATCGGTGTTTCCTTTCCAGGCACCTGTCGCCCCGCCGCCCGAGCCGTCGATCCGGTTCGACCGCGCCGACTCGACGCTCAGTTACGACCTGATCGCCGTACCACTGCGGGAAGTAGCCCGGCGCATCACCGACAGCACCGGTATTAACCTGATCGTCCCGCAGGCGCTATATGACCGACCGATATCGGGCTACATCGCGGCGATGCCTTTCGCGGAGGCGCTCGGTTCGCTGGCCGGGATCAACAAACTGGAAATTACTCCCGTGAAAGGCAGCGGGGCATGGATGTTCGCCGAGGCGGTTCCCCTCGGCGGAGGCGCACAGGCTCCCGCACCGAACTATGTCCGCCGCCGGCAGTTCGCTCCCTCCCAGCTCTCAGTCGACAGCACGGGACGCATTACGGCGATGATCGACCGGGGTAACGTCTACGACATTATCCTCGACGTATGCGAACAGCTGAAGCTCGACTATTTCTTCATCACGCCGGTCAATGCGCAAACGAGCATCTACCTAAAAAACACCGACGTAAAGACGCTGTTCGATCTGCTGCTGACGGGCACGGCCTACACCTATTACGAGGAAGGGAGCGTGTATATGTTCGGTGAGGCGAAACACGAGGGATTGTTCTCAACGCGGATCGTCCCGATGCGCTACCGCACGGTGGACAAGCTCCCGGAGGTGATCCCCGACAACCTGAAAAAGGGGGTGCAGATAGCCGCTTTCGGCGACCTGAACAGCATCATCGCCAGCGGCGACCAACGCCAGGTGGCGCGGGTCGAGCAGTTTTTGCGTTCGATCGACAAGACCGTACCGCTGATTACCATCGAGGTGATGATCGTCGACGCGTCGAAAGACGTGCTGCTGGAGGCGGGACTCGGACTCGGGGTGGGCACGAAACCCATACAGACGAGCGGTACGCTCTCCCCGGGCCTCGACATGACGCTCGGGGCGAAGGCCGTCAACAGTCTGGCAAATAAGATAGGTCTCGTAAAGCTCGGCAAGGTAACGCCCAACTTCTATGCGAACCTGAAGGCGATGGAGCAGAGCGGCACGATCGAGCTGCGCTCGACGCCCCGCCTCTCGACCCTGAACGGTCACGAGGCCGTGCTCACCAGCGGCGAGATGCAATATTACAAAGAGACGAACAATACCTACATGGGGACACAGAACCCGGTGCAGTCGACTTCTTACGTATGGAAAAGCGTCGAGGCGAACATGACGCTCACGATCACGCCTTACGTCAGCGAGGATGGACATATCACGATGACGATCGACCTCTCGCAGAGCGAATTCACCGAACGCACCGAGAAGGAGGCTCCGCCGGGAACCACCACGCGCAGCTTCAAATCGATGGTACGGGTACACAACGAAGAGATGGTACTGTTGGGCGGTATCGACCGCCAGTCGCATGAAAAGAGTTCCAAAGGTCTGCCTTTTATCGCCCGCATCCCCGTACTGAAATGGATTTTCGGCACGCACAAGAACAATCGCCAGGAGCGCCGGCTCAATGTATTCATTAAACCGGCCGTGATCGAATAA
- a CDS encoding GspE/PulE family protein, whose product MNLPERIPTEIVQLFTSAEAWSYLLVPYDRKGNTVVCAGERERDYESAKQEIEVLSGFAVKIEPVEPEELVRQLNRYYRKEATRAATAQSADLSRIGSGQGFLTELISKAFDEYASDIHFEPYEERCRIRLRIDGRLIEKYVLDRNNYASLVNQVKIMAGLDISERRLPQDGRILYHRGERKFDLRVSSLPTIYGEKVVLRLLTRHAELLELANLGFSPRQLADYTAAIARPHGMALITGPTGSGKSTTLYATLRRLNRESGNILTIEDPVEYTLEGVNQVQLKEEIGLTFGAALRTFLRQDPDIIMLGEIRDADTATMAIRSSLTGHLVFSTIHTNSAWGSVSRLRDMGVHPYLLSGTLILCAAQRLVRLLCPDCKKETELTGPEREQVYGVQEELPAARKVGCDTGGYTAEASASEDNADDCAGTFRQTHYRPVGCERCYYTGYRGRTAIYEVVPIDETLSEAIRESRPDIGPLLRERGITTLRDSALELFRAGLTSLEELLPLLRE is encoded by the coding sequence ATGAATCTTCCCGAACGCATCCCGACCGAAATCGTCCAGTTGTTCACCTCCGCCGAGGCTTGGAGTTACCTGCTCGTGCCTTATGACCGGAAGGGAAACACCGTGGTGTGTGCCGGCGAGCGGGAGCGGGATTACGAGTCGGCAAAACAGGAGATCGAGGTGCTGTCGGGCTTTGCAGTGAAGATCGAACCGGTCGAACCTGAAGAACTGGTCCGACAGCTGAACCGGTACTACCGCAAAGAGGCGACCCGTGCCGCGACGGCCCAATCGGCGGACCTGAGCCGGATCGGCAGCGGGCAGGGATTCCTGACGGAGCTGATCAGCAAGGCGTTCGACGAATATGCGAGCGACATTCATTTCGAACCTTACGAGGAGCGTTGCCGCATCCGGTTGCGCATCGATGGCCGGTTGATCGAAAAGTACGTGCTCGACCGGAACAACTACGCCTCGCTGGTCAATCAGGTCAAGATCATGGCAGGTCTCGACATCTCGGAACGCAGGCTGCCGCAGGACGGGCGTATCCTCTATCACCGCGGCGAACGTAAGTTCGACCTGCGCGTCTCGTCGCTCCCGACGATTTACGGAGAGAAAGTCGTACTGCGTCTGCTGACCCGGCATGCCGAACTGCTGGAACTGGCAAACCTCGGCTTCTCTCCGCGTCAACTGGCGGACTATACGGCGGCTATCGCCCGTCCGCACGGAATGGCGTTGATTACGGGGCCGACCGGTTCAGGCAAAAGTACGACACTCTACGCCACACTCAGGAGGTTGAACCGTGAATCGGGAAATATCCTGACGATTGAGGACCCGGTCGAGTATACGCTCGAGGGCGTGAACCAAGTGCAGCTCAAGGAGGAGATCGGGCTGACGTTCGGCGCCGCACTGCGGACTTTTTTGCGTCAGGACCCCGATATCATCATGCTGGGGGAAATCCGCGACGCCGATACGGCCACCATGGCGATCCGCAGCTCGCTGACGGGACATCTCGTATTCTCGACGATCCACACGAACAGTGCTTGGGGCAGTGTTTCACGCCTGCGGGATATGGGCGTGCACCCATACCTGCTGTCGGGGACGCTGATCCTTTGTGCAGCGCAACGACTCGTCCGCCTGCTGTGTCCCGACTGTAAAAAAGAGACTGAATTGACCGGGCCGGAACGGGAGCAGGTGTATGGCGTACAGGAAGAGCTCCCTGCAGCGAGAAAAGTCGGATGCGATACCGGCGGATACACTGCGGAAGCGTCGGCCTCGGAAGACAACGCGGATGATTGTGCCGGAACCTTTCGCCAAACACACTACCGCCCTGTCGGCTGTGAAAGGTGCTACTACACGGGCTACCGGGGACGTACGGCGATTTACGAAGTGGTCCCGATCGACGAAACGCTGTCCGAGGCGATACGCGAGAGCCGTCCGGACATCGGGCCATTGCTCAGGGAGCGGGGCATTACCACACTGCGGGACTCGGCCCTCGAACTGTTCCGCGCAGGACTGACTTCACTCGAAGAGCTTTTACCACTGCTACGGGAATGA
- a CDS encoding type IV pilin protein, with translation METQSAKRLPAFSLPELLVVLVIIGILVLIALPNLMPLISRAKSTEAQQQLVFLHTLQKNNFYTYSKYSSSVEELGFEQQPLVTDGGHANYRIEIIEASEKGFRATATAVVDFDGDGEYNVWEIDQDKNLRETVKD, from the coding sequence ATGGAAACTCAATCCGCCAAACGCCTCCCGGCTTTTTCGCTGCCCGAACTGCTCGTCGTGCTGGTCATCATCGGAATTCTGGTGCTGATCGCACTGCCGAACCTGATGCCGCTCATCTCGCGGGCGAAAAGCACCGAAGCGCAGCAGCAGCTCGTATTCCTGCACACACTGCAAAAAAACAACTTCTACACCTACTCGAAATACTCCTCTTCGGTCGAGGAGCTCGGCTTCGAGCAACAGCCGCTCGTGACCGACGGCGGGCACGCCAACTACCGCATCGAGATCATCGAAGCGAGTGAGAAAGGCTTTCGCGCGACGGCAACTGCCGTAGTCGATTTCGACGGCGACGGCGAATACAACGTTTGGGAGATCGACCAGGACAAAAACCTGCGCGAAACGGTCAAGGACTGA
- a CDS encoding RHS repeat domain-containing protein, which produces MKRFRPELLCLALFAGMAVPGYSQQNFIPPSPEVAAQIRNINIPVSHYTGTANISVPLYTIQTRDFQIPVQLDYQASGIKVQDCATWVGLGWRLSVPGSITRVVRSGYDEYGFGAGHGALVRDGEWNEALFDAKIDNCDSEADLFYFDIPGKSGLMVCSPEKKFYTVPYQNLKIDYNSSPTAPFYQFVLTDEQGNRYVFDMTEFTYLDTYTSMVTAWSLSQIVSPQGDWIKFDYISGLDLKYSYMAYNRCATYEVTLSPFSRILKEEDNVSFSQDISISPRYLRSIQWPSGKLEFISDDQRAALDIRTRRLTEIKLYAEPDRYVKSFKLTYNTFLNSALQLWKVEETNEEQGASELICHFNYNTEQNLPYRNSLDMDHWGYYNGPNTGNGKMFPAHTVRGHAIEGADRSPRWPYMIANMLTSITYKGGGKKEFEYEQNQLPSGKIVGGVRIKKIKEYASESSVPSVIRYEYLEGEVYDSVPYYTSVDTESPYLANTFTYKINGMSFNTLFDMNGSSVVYPLVKEILPDGSYTLYRYTSFSQYPDSLPEIYTPYVAGMMHEPSSYTSRTYLPRSSFAWQRGLLLQQSVYSADGTLQTRQTNRYDMDAPAKASFLCATMEKSQYPIFGTPTKRFATYKWISKPIYLDSVIVEQGPFLLPSVTSYKYDTTYLHVKEEYVRDARNDLYKTTFKYPCDYDTTSRSGNMFLMLLGMLDAHMTDRSLEVLYYKNDQIVGGRMAVYKVKGNIFSGRLFRKQFDCALKLPRPIPDNEFVHSNHGEGLDMDSRYDTLMTVLAFDDALNPVCTTDKRGGESAYIYGYDQSLPIAVVRNAMTYETPEDYTPSIRQEIFYTSFEEDTASQVKILPLAKTGRKAYQGVYTLPYQGIYQTDFHLSYWISRDEGRTWNKVDQIRNLWGQVTLGEEGAYIDEVRVCPPDARMTTYTHLPGIGMTSQTDPNGNTTYYEYDALGRLSAIRDNERRLLRTYQYQ; this is translated from the coding sequence ATGAAACGATTTCGCCCCGAACTGCTTTGCCTGGCGTTATTTGCCGGAATGGCTGTACCGGGATACAGTCAGCAAAATTTTATTCCGCCGTCACCCGAGGTTGCGGCACAGATTCGCAACATCAACATCCCGGTCAGTCATTATACCGGGACGGCCAATATCAGCGTCCCTTTATATACGATCCAGACGAGGGATTTCCAGATACCTGTCCAACTCGATTACCAGGCATCCGGGATTAAAGTGCAGGATTGCGCGACATGGGTGGGCCTAGGGTGGAGATTATCCGTGCCGGGCTCCATTACCCGGGTGGTACGGTCCGGATATGATGAATACGGTTTCGGGGCGGGGCACGGAGCTCTGGTTCGCGACGGAGAGTGGAATGAAGCGCTGTTCGATGCGAAAATCGACAATTGCGACAGCGAAGCCGATCTGTTTTATTTCGATATACCCGGCAAATCCGGTTTGATGGTATGCAGTCCCGAGAAAAAATTTTACACCGTTCCCTATCAAAACCTGAAAATAGATTACAACTCCTCACCTACGGCCCCCTTTTATCAGTTTGTCCTGACGGATGAACAGGGGAACCGGTATGTATTTGACATGACCGAATTTACATACCTGGATACATACACCTCGATGGTTACCGCATGGAGTCTCAGTCAAATCGTCAGTCCGCAGGGAGACTGGATCAAATTCGATTACATATCCGGACTCGACCTCAAATACAGCTATATGGCTTACAACCGGTGCGCTACCTATGAGGTAACCCTGTCTCCGTTCTCCCGTATACTGAAAGAGGAAGATAATGTCTCTTTCAGCCAGGATATCAGTATTTCTCCGAGGTATCTTCGGAGTATCCAATGGCCGTCAGGCAAACTGGAATTTATTTCCGACGACCAACGGGCCGCCCTGGATATCCGTACGCGCCGGCTGACGGAAATCAAGTTGTATGCCGAACCTGACCGTTATGTCAAATCTTTCAAGCTGACTTACAATACCTTTCTTAATTCCGCCCTGCAACTTTGGAAGGTCGAGGAAACCAATGAGGAGCAGGGCGCCAGCGAACTCATCTGCCATTTCAATTACAATACAGAGCAGAACCTGCCGTACCGCAACTCCCTGGATATGGATCATTGGGGGTATTACAACGGGCCCAATACGGGCAATGGGAAAATGTTCCCGGCCCATACGGTTCGGGGACATGCTATCGAAGGAGCGGACAGATCGCCCCGCTGGCCTTATATGATCGCCAATATGCTGACTTCGATTACATATAAGGGAGGCGGTAAAAAAGAGTTCGAATATGAACAGAACCAGTTGCCGTCGGGAAAAATCGTAGGAGGTGTCCGCATTAAAAAGATTAAAGAATATGCATCCGAATCTTCCGTTCCGTCTGTCATACGATACGAATACCTGGAAGGTGAAGTATACGATTCGGTGCCCTATTACACTTCGGTCGATACCGAAAGTCCCTATCTGGCCAATACATTCACTTACAAGATTAACGGCATGAGTTTTAATACGCTGTTCGACATGAACGGTTCCTCTGTCGTCTATCCGTTGGTCAAAGAGATTTTACCCGACGGATCGTATACCCTTTATCGCTACACCTCTTTTTCCCAATATCCGGACAGCCTGCCCGAAATCTATACGCCGTACGTGGCGGGCATGATGCACGAACCGTCGTCATATACTTCCCGGACCTATTTACCCCGCAGCTCTTTCGCTTGGCAGCGTGGGCTGCTGTTGCAACAAAGCGTTTATTCGGCCGACGGTACTTTGCAAACACGCCAAACCAACCGTTACGACATGGATGCTCCGGCCAAAGCCAGTTTCCTGTGCGCAACGATGGAGAAGAGCCAGTATCCTATTTTCGGTACGCCTACCAAGCGTTTCGCAACTTACAAATGGATTTCCAAACCCATCTATCTGGATAGTGTGATTGTCGAGCAGGGGCCTTTCTTGTTGCCGTCGGTAACGTCCTATAAGTACGACACGACCTATCTCCATGTGAAAGAAGAGTATGTCAGGGATGCCCGGAACGATCTCTACAAGACGACTTTCAAATATCCCTGCGATTATGATACGACATCTCGTTCTGGCAATATGTTCCTGATGTTGTTGGGTATGCTGGATGCCCATATGACGGACAGATCTCTGGAAGTGCTGTATTACAAAAACGACCAGATCGTCGGAGGTCGAATGGCTGTTTATAAAGTCAAAGGCAACATATTCTCGGGCAGGCTATTCCGCAAGCAATTCGACTGCGCCTTGAAGCTGCCCCGTCCGATTCCCGACAATGAATTCGTCCATTCCAATCACGGGGAAGGTCTGGACATGGATAGCCGTTATGACACGCTGATGACCGTTCTCGCGTTTGACGATGCGTTGAATCCCGTCTGTACGACCGATAAGCGGGGAGGCGAATCGGCATACATCTACGGTTACGATCAGAGCTTGCCGATAGCCGTGGTCCGCAATGCAATGACTTATGAAACCCCGGAGGATTATACCCCGTCGATTCGGCAAGAGATTTTTTATACCAGTTTCGAAGAGGACACGGCCTCGCAGGTGAAAATCCTGCCTCTGGCCAAAACCGGCAGGAAGGCTTATCAAGGTGTGTACACACTGCCGTATCAAGGTATTTACCAAACAGATTTTCACCTCAGTTATTGGATCAGCCGGGATGAAGGCCGGACCTGGAACAAAGTGGATCAGATCCGGAATCTTTGGGGTCAGGTCACGTTGGGCGAGGAGGGCGCTTATATCGACGAGGTGAGGGTGTGCCCGCCGGATGCCCGGATGACGACCTATACCCATCTGCCGGGCATCGGCATGACCTCTCAGACCGATCCCAACGGCAATACCACTTACTACGAATACGATGCGCTCGGCCGCCTCTCGGCCATCCGCGACAACGAGCGCCGGTTGCTTAGGACGTATCAGTACCAATAA